Within Thermococcus indicus, the genomic segment TTCATCGACATCCTCTGGCACCTCATCCTCCCGGTTTCCACGCTGGTCTTCGTCTACGTCTGGGAGTTCGTGGTCACGGTGGCCCACGAGGTGAGGAACGAACTTGGAAAGCCCTACGTCCTCACCGAGAGGGCCAAGGGCCTTCCCGAGGGGCTGATATACAGGAAGCACGTCCTCCGGAACGTTTCCATCGTCCTGAGTTCTTTCACGGTCCAGAAGTTCGTGGAGATGTTCACGGATTACATAGTCATCGACGTCCTCTTCGGCCTCGGCGGTCTTGGAACCCTCCTAAGGGCCAGCTTCGTCAGGACCATAGTCCCGGCCATAGGCGTGGTGGTGCGCTTCGACTACCGCCTCTTCTTCGTCGTAACGCTGTCGATAGCCACCATAACGTTCCTCTTCTCCCTCCTGCTCGAACTGACCAAGGGACTGCTCGATCCGAGGGTGAGCTGAAATGGGACGGAAAGCTGGAGTGGCGATACTCGTAATCTTCGCGCTCTTCGTGGCCTTCTCGAACGCGGGCGTGAGCGATGAGGACATTGCCAACTGGGAGAATCTTAACTACTGGAAGGACAACCCGCGAATGGCATATCCCTCGTGGTTCGCCCTATTCGGCGACAGAACTCCCACGGTCTTCCTGGAGCCGTCGCTCGTTGAGGAGAACGGTTCCTCAGTTTACAGGTTTTCCTACGAACATGCCTACCACGACAAACCGAGCGACGTCAGGTTCTACGGCCTCCCCTACGGTGAGGAGGTTGAGATAAGCGTTCTGAGGCCGGACGGGATTAGAGTGCCCCTCTACGGCGGTATAGCGACCTCGAGCAACCTCAGCCTCAACACCAACATGCGCACGGGAGTTGTTTCTTCGCTTTCCGGCGTTCTCAATCTCAGCGAAGCTGGGTACGTTCTCTTCTCCGCCACCCAACTACTGTTCTCCCGCGACGGAAGTATGGCAACTCTCAACGGGGAGTACGTCTTTGAGGTTCGCATAGCTGGAAACGCCACGCCCTCCGTTGAAATCCTCGGAACCTGCTACGGTTTCCTCGGCACGGACTCCTACGGCAGGGACATGTGGGTCGGCTTCGTCAAGGGAATGAACAACACCCTCTACCTTGCATTCTTCACCACGGTGATAATAGTGGTCCTGGGGGTTCTTATAGGTCTCATCTCGGGCTACGTTGGCGGTGCCCTTGGTGAGTTCATAACGTTCCTCCTGGAGGTTCTCGTCGCTTTGCCGATGCTCCCAATTCTGGTCGTCCTCGTCTGGCTGTTCTCCACCCAGGGCTACGGCCAGCAGGTCAGGATAAACCCCGTCCTCTTCATGTTCCTCGTTGCCCTCCTCACCCTCGGGAAGTTCGCCAAGACGGTTAGAATGATGACGATAAGGGAGAAGGTGAACGAGTACGTCAAAGCCGCGGTGAGCATGGGCGCCGGCACGCTCTGGGTCCTGAGGAGGCACATACTCCCGCCGGTCGGGGAGTTCTCCCTCAGGTACTCCACCATACTCCTGGCCAGGATAGTGGCGCTGGTTTCGGTGTTCGGGTTCTTCGGCCTGATTCCGGGCACAAACTGGGGGTCGTTCATGATAGAGGCCATGAACCAGGGGGCGCTCTACGGGGGCTACTGGTGGTGGATAGTGGCTCCCGGCCTCGCCATGGCGGTTCTGAGTGCCGGTCTGGCTTTCGTCTCCTCCGGCTCCGGTTAGCTACTCCAGTATAGCCACCACGCCCTTCCACTTCTTGCCGAAGCACTCGCTCGCCAGGACGTGCTTGCCGGTCAGCCGCTCCAGGAGCTTCGTTCCGCCGTCGCACTTCTTGAAGCCCGTAGCTATTCCCACGGTGAAGCCCTCTATCTCCCTTATCCCGACCCTCTTTCTGTTGTCGAGCTTCTTCCTCAGCTCGTCACCGTACCTCCAGAGTACCCTCCTCGGGTCCAGGAGGAGTTCCCGCTCAACTCCGTCGAGGATTTCCTCGAAGTCCCGGATAAATTCCTCTTCCCTTCTCTCCTCCTTTCCGAAGAGCGTAAAACGGCCGGTCTGCCACTCCCTGAGGAACCACCTTGCCGTCTCCTCCAGATCGACCTCACCGCCGGCCTTTATGAGGCCCCTTTTTTCTCCTATCCTCCTGAGGATTTCCTCCTCGCCCTCAAACTCCTCGATGCCAAACTTCTCGGTGAGGGCTTCTTTCCTCGTATCCAGAATACGCCTGATGAGTTTGAGCGCCGGTTTGACGGGCTCGTCTATCTTGTCCGCTGGGAAGCCTCCCTTGATGACCAGCTCATCGAAGTCGTCTATCGGGATGACGCCCGGTGAATCTAAGAGCCATATCTTTTTGCTCAGCTTTATCAGCTGTTTACCCTTTGTGTAGCCGGGAATCGGGGCGGTTCCGACGGCTTTCTTTCCCTTCAGGGTGTTGATTATCGTGCTCTTGCCGACGTTGGGATAGCCGATGAGGGCCACCTTAACCTTTTCTCCCTCGTCCAAGAGCGGCCTGGCGAGCCTCTTTATCTCCCTCCTCAGTATTCCGGTTCCCTTCCTCTCGCGGGCGGAGATGAAAACCACCGGTATCTCGCTCTTTCTCTTGTACTCCTCGGCCCATTCTTTTGGTACCAGGTCCGCCTTGTTCATGACTATGAGGAGCGGCTTGCCCTCATCCAGGATGAGCCTCTCAAGCTTTCGGTTCCTTGTTCCTATGGGGTCACGGGCATCGACGACCTCGACGATAACGTCGGCCTCGTCAACTACCTCCCTCACCACTCTCCACGCCTTTCTCGCCTTCATCTCTCACCACCGTTATCTCAAAGATTGCGGTGCCGCCGTCCGTGTACGGTGGCCCCGGGTCGAGGCACTGAACGTATGCCTTCTCACCCGTGCCCAGGCCTAGTTCACTCGGCTTAATACCCTTTCGCAGCGCAACTATGTATGGGGTCTTCTCTACGTGAGTTTTTGTGTGCTCACGTGGAGATTCATCCCCCGAGTTACTGTGAGTGCCCGGACTTAGACCGTCCCGCCCACTCTCCTTCTCTTCCAGTTCACTACGGCGGAACGGGTCGCCCGAACACCCGCAGGGCTCAACCAGCCCTCCACCTCGCCTCGCTCATCGACTTCACCGGGCTGGCCTCACAACCAAAAACTATTTAAGTAAGCAGGTATTTAAGAATTTCGGTGAATACAATGGGAGTCATAACCGTGAAAATTCCGGACGAGCTGGAAGTTAAATTCCGAAAGAAAATCCTCGACGTTTACGGGGTCAAAAAAGGAGCCCTCGGAATGGCCATAACGGAGGCTATTGAATTATGGCTCGAAAAACACGAAAAATCCGCCGAGCAGAAGTGAACTACATCACAATCAAAACAAAACTCGAACCAGTGGGACAGGAAGACTACCTGAAACTCGCTCTCCTGACTGAAAAATTCAAAAGGGCCGTCGAACTCGCAATAAGACTCCAGCTCAGGGGCATTAAAAAGAGCGAAGGCGTGAGGGAAGTTTCTCGGTTGATTCTCAACAACTGGTGGTATTCTGACAGTGCGTGGGATTATGCGAAAATGCTCCTCAAGGGAGCAAAACAAAACGGTGGAAATCCAAGGCACATTCACCTGAAATCAAAGTTCCTTATTAGCAAACCAAAGGAAAATGAGAAGGGAAACCGGAACGTGAGGATTGAGGGGTTGAAGGTTAGAATCCGCTCGAACGGTGAATGGCTGAACTTTAAGATGAAAACCACCGAGAAGTTTCTTCCAGTTCTTCTGGACGCTCAAAAGTTTAAATACGGTGCTCAGGTTGTCTTACGGAATGGGAAAGTTTACCTGCACGTTCAGGTGCCCTTTGAGGTTTATCTGGGACGCTACAGAAGAACAACCAACGGAAGACTTTACGCTGGTTTTGATTTGAACTCGGACAGGGTGAATATGGTTATTCTCGACGGAGATGGTATTATTCGGGACGTTAGGGTTAAGCACTTTCCAGAGGTTAATTCTCCGGGGTTTCCGAGGAAGAAGGCGAGGGATTTGAGGTTGAATGCTCTCGCTCGCCTTCTGGATTATGTGTTTTATCATGGTGTCAGAGTCGTGTTCTTTGAGGATTTGGGAAGGATTAAGAGAAAGAATGGGAAAGCTACAAGTTCGAGACGGGGGAATCGTAAGGCGTCGAATTTTGCGAAGAAGGAACTTCTTGAGCATGGTGTTGTTATGGCGTTAAAGAGGGGTTTTAACGTTTATCTGGTTAATCCTGCTGGTTCTTCGAAGTTGGGGCGTGAAATTGCTCAATGGTTGGGTTTGGACGTTCATTCTGCGTCAGCGTTTGTGGTTGGGTGGTGGGGAGTTATTTCCCTAAAAACTCACGAACACTCTCGAAAAAAGAACAGTTCTGGTAGGCAGTAGCGATGCGAATGCATGGGTGCATATTGCGTCCGTTTCTTCCAGGTTCACCCTGGGCCCCTCAACCACTATCCTGTCCCCAACGTGAAAAACGGGACATTTTCCCCGGATTTCTATTACGCGAATCTCTAACCGCTCCATACACTCACCGAAACCTAAATAAAGATTGAAGTTCAAAAAACTATCCGGCATGAGAAACTGTTATGATAACGTTGATGGTGGTGCTCAACGTGTCCGAGGATATCGAGGCGAAGATTCGCCGTTTGAGGGAGCTGGGTAAAGCCAGCGCCGAACCAGAGCCCCCTGTGGCCCCCAAACCCGTCCCTGCTAAAAAACCTTCCCGCAGACCGCGCTCGGTGGGTAGTATCCGCGAGAAGGAGAGGAGGAAGCGGATCCTGATAGGAGTTTCTATCGTGATAATCGTGCTGATTCTAACGTCGGTTGGCGCCTACGTTTATCTCCAGAACCGTGCCACCGAGGAACTTACCAACGCCAGAAACAAAAAGCTGGCCGAGGTTAACCTGTACTTCAAGCCCGACATATTCAACAATACCAACTGCTCCCCCAAAGCCAACGCTATCAAATCCCAGCTCCTCAACCAGATACTTCACGCCAAATCCGTTGATGAGCTCAATGCCATTGACGTTAAGGGGAACTACGATATTGCGTTGCGTGAGTACAATTCGTGTATCGATGAACTTCACAGGCTGGAGCTGGAGAGGCAGCTGAACAGGACAAAGGAGCAGAAATTAAAACTCCTTGAGCTTGAGTTCCAGCCACTTCTCTCGATGCCCCTCCCGGATGACATCCGCACCAAAACCGTAACGTACATGAACGACCTTAAGGAGCGCGTCATGTCCGCCACAAGCGTTGATGAGGTCAACTCCATAAAGGCCGACCCGTACCTCCTGGAGGTGTGGAGGGACTACTACTACTGGCGCATCGACGCCCTCCCCGGACAGGATGTGATACTTGAGTACGGCGACTCCAAGAAGATGGTCACCAAGGCCGATGCCAAGGCTGTGCTGGGGGGCATCATGGACTATAGAGAGCTCATGAAGTACAACGTCGTGAAGGTTGAGTGGGTGGAGATGTCCCTTGTCCTCCCCAAGAGGAACATAAACGGTGCGTTCCTTTCGCCGGGTGACAGAATAAAACTTTTTATCCAGGGTCAGAACACAACGGCGGTTGACGGGTACTTTGAGCTTGTCCTTCTGCCTGTTCAGTCGGGTTCGATATCGGTTAGTGAGTCCCAGAGTCAGTCAAGTTCCTCCTCCACTTCCTCATCGACCACCTACAGTGAGAGCCACTCCTCATCCGCTTCCCCGGGTGGAGCCTCGATATCCGACAGCAGCAGTGCGAGTGACTCCGTCACCAACAGCCAGTCGGTGAGTCAGAGTTCGTCCGGCAGCTACTCCTACAGCGTGAACCTGGCGGAGATACTCAAAGCGATAGCCGCCGGTAAGATACAGGCCAGCGAGGAGGTTAGGCAGCAGCTCAGCGCGTACGGATGGAAGGTTCTTGACCTCGAGAAGGACACGTCATTGGAGGCTATTGACCACAACACCCAGCTGCTCGTTATAGTCAAGGTTCCCTCGATATTCGTCCCGGACGTGCTGGCCAACCAGAACTCCCTTTACCTTGTCAGGGTATCAACGTGAGGTGATGGCCGTGAAACGCCCCGCGGCATTTCTTTTACTTTTCATTTCGTTATTTGCGGCTCTGCCCGGTCACTACCAGGTGCAGGCCGCAGGCACACTCCAGGGTGATGTTCTAATAAACCTTAACGTTACCCTTGTGAACACCGCACCGTTTCCCAAGTTCCTGGTTCTCAATCCCGCGTACAATATAACCGTTTACCGGCGCGGAAACAACGAGACGAACCTCGGGTTCTACATAGATAAGGGGATGAACCTTAACTACAACCCTGGCATATGGATTATGCCGTACGAAACCGTTGTGATAAACGTCAGGGTCTCCAAAACCGAGTCATACTCCCTCCCGTCCGTTACGTGTGGGGGAACCGATGGTACCTCCATCGGCTGCGGTGTTGTTGTGCCCCCTCTCGTCAACTCGCCATCCCAGCTCTCAGCGCTCTCAATGTTCCCACTCGTCGATGGACACATCCGTATTCTGGAGTACCGGGGAGTCGTTAAGTTCAACGTGTACTCGGGGGATGCGGGTACGTTCAAGAAGTTCTTTGCCGTTACCGTCCCCGTTGTGTTCGTTGATGGGAGGATGTACGACTTCACTCCGAACTACACAATGGACTACAGCGAGTACGTGGACGCACTTTTTGAATACACTGGAACAGGGAGGCGCTCTGTGAACGTAGAAAACAGCGTTCAGATGCCGCAGGGGATGTTCCAGCTCACTCCAACGCTTCTTACCGGTGTCAGTGTTGGAATGCCGGGTCGGGTTCTCCCGTCGAATGAATCCTATGAGTTGCCCCTGTGGGTCGTCACAACGGGAACCGGCGTGGAGATAACCTACCGTGTTGAATGGAGCGCGGGGGGGCTGTAAAAGTTGGTGTTCGATGACGAGAAGAAGAAAAAGCCCACCTCATGGATAGATGAAATCCTGAACGGTGAGGATGACCTGCTGGAGGCTATGCTGGGCTCTGGTGGGGAGACCGCTAAAGATGAAAAAGAAAAAAAAGAACCTGAGAGGAAGAAGGCCGGTGAAAAAGAGGCCCCAGAGGCCCCGTTCCCCATTGCGGGAAGTGGGGGTATAGACCTTCAGGAGATACTCAGCAAGCCCTCCACCCCGGAGGAAGCCGCCCAGAGTCGCCCCACCGGGGCGGACCTTCTGGGAGAGATTTTTTCCACGGCACCGCCGAGGGAGGAACCCAGGCCCAGGGCGAAGGTAAAACCGGCGGTGCCGCCTTCATCAACCCTCCAGGATATATTGGGTACGTTTCCTTCCACGGAAGAAACAAAGTACGTTGGAAAGGCAGAGGTTCTCGATGCATATGGTAACGTTCGCATTTTGCGGGTTAAAGGGGAACCCGTCCCGATATATGAGATACGTCTCCCTAAACTCAGTAGAGAGGAGGAGGAACTCCTCCGCCTCATAAAAGAGCGGGCAATAACTGAGCTTCAGATAGACCCCACGGCCTTTCCAAATCCCGAGGAGCGGAGAAGGGTCTTCATGAACGCCATCAGGAAAATGCTGAAAGCTGCTGCCCCTCACTTCTCGGAGGGCAGGATAGAGGTACTCGCCGATATGATAGTTCAGGTCATGATAGGCTACGGCAAACTCGATCCCCTCGTCCGCGACGACAACCTCGAGGAGGTCATGGTCATAGGAACCAACAGGCCGGTTTACGTCTGGCACAGGCGCTTCAACATGTGCAAGACCAACATCGTGTTTGAGGAGGAGAAGGAGATACTGAACATCATCGAGCGCATAGCCAGGGAGGTCGGCAGGAGGATAGACCAGCAGAGCCCCCTCCTCGATGCCCGCCTTCCCGATGGAAGCCGTGTGAACGCGACAATCCCGCCGATCAGCCTCGACGGCCCGACGATAACCATCCGTAAGTTCAAGAAGGACCCGCTAACCATCATAGACCTCATCAAATACGGTACCATGAACACGGATATAGCGGCCCTCCTCTGGATATTTGTTGATGGTCTCGGGGTTAAACCAGCCAACGTCCTCGTAGCTGGAGGTACCGGTTCCGGTAAGACCACCACCCTCAACTCGCTTGCGATGTTCATTCCCCCTAGCGAGCGCGTCATCACCATAGAGGACACCGCAGAGCTCCAGCTTCCTGTGGAGCACTGGATAAGACTTGAGACAAGGCCGCCCAACGTTGAGGGTAAGGGCGAGATAACGATGGACGATCTCGTGAGGAACACCCTTCGTATGCGTCCGGATAGAATCATAGTGGGTGAGGTTCGCGGTCCCGAAGCAAGGACAATGTTCACGGCGATGAACACGGGACATAATGGGGCCCTCTACGACTTCTCGGTCATACAGCTCTCGGACGGCAGGTTCGTGCTCATCGGTGACCTCATCGATGAACTCTTCGAGAAGTACTCGGACAGGGTTGAAACCTACAAGGATTTGGAGTACATAGTCCTCGACGAGAAGGACAGGTTCGAGGTAGTCAGCGTCGGCCCCGACCTGAATGCCGGGAAGCACATCGTTTCAAGGGTCTGGAGGAGAAAGGTAAGGCCCGGGGAGAAGCTTATCCGCGTGAGAACGAGGACAGGCAACGAGGTGATACTCACCAAGACCCATCCGTTCTTCGTCTTCTCCGGTGGCGACGTCGTGAGAAAAGAGGCGGAGAAGCTGAAACCCGGCGATAGGGTCGCGGTGATGAGGAAACCGCCGAGGCCACCGCAGAGGAAGGCCATCATAAGTCCTGAGGTTTACGCGAGAATAAGTGACTACTACCTCGTTCCCAACGGAAAGGGCCTCGTGAAGGTTCCGAACGACGGAATTCCGCCTGAAACAGCCCAATATTTGATTTCGGTCAACTCAAAACCCGTAAGGATTGTCCGCGAGGTGGACGAGAAGCTCTCCTATGCTCTCGGTGTTATCATCGGCGACGGCTACATCTCCTCGAACGGCTACTACGTCTCGGCCACCTTCGACGACTCCTCCTACATGAACGCCTTCATCTCGGCCCTGTCGGAGTTCCTGCCGGAGAGCGAGCCCGAAATCAAAAGAAACGAGGGCTACACCGTTGTGACCTACGGCTCGAAGATATTCGCCGAGTTCCTTCACAGGGCATTCAGAATCCCAAAGGGCGGGAAGGAGAACCTCGACGTGCCCGATTTGGTGCTGTCGAACGACGAGCTTTTGAGGTACTTCATAGCGGGCCTCTTCGATGCCGATGGCTACGTTGACGAGAACGGCCCGGCTGTAATCCTCACGACGAAGAGTGAGAACCTCGCGAGGAAGGTCTGGTACGCCCTTCAGAGGCTCGGGATAATAAGCACGGTCTCCCGCGTGAGGAACAAAGGCTACAAGGAGGGCGTAATCTTCAGGGTCACCGTGAGGGGCGTTGACGACCTCATCAGGTTCAACCGCTCGATTCCCCTCAGGCACTCAAGGAAGAAGGCGAGGCTTGAGGAGCTCATCAGGAAGTACAGACCGCACCGCGGAAAGAGGACCGACCGCGTTCCGATTTCGCCGTCAATGCTTGAACCCATAAGGAGGCGGCTTAACCTCAGGGTTTCCGAGCTTTCAAGGCTCGCCACCAGCCACGCCGGCGAGAAGGTTTCAGAAAGCCTCATACGCCACGTCGAGAAGGGTAGGGTGAAGGAGATAAGGCGCTCCGCTTTGAAGGGAATGGCCCTCGCCCTCCAGCAGGTGGCGAGGGATTTAAACGATGACGAGGCCTGGGTTCAGGCGAAGAGGCTTGAGCTCATAGCGGAGGGCGACGTCTACTGGGACGAGGTCGTGAGCGTTGATGAGGTCGAGCCGGCGGAGCTTGGTATAGAGTACCTCTACGACCTTACCGTTGAGGAGGACCACAACTACGTTGCCAACGGTATACTTGTTTCGAACTGTATGGGTACAATCCACGCCAACAGCGCCCGCGAGACAATAATACGCCTTGAGAGTCCACCCATGTCCGTTCCGAGGATCATGCTCCCTGCCCTGGACATAATCATCATGCAGGTCAGGTTCCACAGCAGAAAGAAGGGCACCATAAGGCGCATTACTGAGATAGCGGAGATATCCGGCGTTGAGGGGGAGAGCATACAGCTCAACAAGCTCTACAAGTACGATCCCGCTAAGGACGAGCTCGTATCGACGGGCGTCCCCAGCAGAACCCTCAATCTCCTCGCCCACCACACGGGAATGAGCGTCTCCGAGCTGGAACTGGAGAAGGAGAAGAGAAAGATAATCCTCGACTGGATGATTGAGAGGGGCATCAGGAGCATCGAGAAGGTTGGCTACTACATCAGGCAGTTCTACATAGACGAGGAGTCGCTCCTGAAGAAAATCGAAGCCGAGGGCAGCACTGAGACGAGCAGGCAGATAAGGACTTTGATTTAAGGGTGGTTTCAATGGGGGTATTCGATGCGGTTGTCAACTTCCTCGAGCGACTCGGTGGGAAGACTATTGAGGTAGCTGAAAAGCCAGTCAGAAGGATACCCGAGGGCAGGTCAGTCCAGGAGAGACTTAAAGCCCTGAAACAGCTCCAGAAGGAGATGGAGACTGA encodes:
- a CDS encoding ABC transporter permease, encoding MGRKAGVAILVIFALFVAFSNAGVSDEDIANWENLNYWKDNPRMAYPSWFALFGDRTPTVFLEPSLVEENGSSVYRFSYEHAYHDKPSDVRFYGLPYGEEVEISVLRPDGIRVPLYGGIATSSNLSLNTNMRTGVVSSLSGVLNLSEAGYVLFSATQLLFSRDGSMATLNGEYVFEVRIAGNATPSVEILGTCYGFLGTDSYGRDMWVGFVKGMNNTLYLAFFTTVIIVVLGVLIGLISGYVGGALGEFITFLLEVLVALPMLPILVVLVWLFSTQGYGQQVRINPVLFMFLVALLTLGKFAKTVRMMTIREKVNEYVKAAVSMGAGTLWVLRRHILPPVGEFSLRYSTILLARIVALVSVFGFFGLIPGTNWGSFMIEAMNQGALYGGYWWWIVAPGLAMAVLSAGLAFVSSGSG
- a CDS encoding GTPase; amino-acid sequence: MKARKAWRVVREVVDEADVIVEVVDARDPIGTRNRKLERLILDEGKPLLIVMNKADLVPKEWAEEYKRKSEIPVVFISARERKGTGILRREIKRLARPLLDEGEKVKVALIGYPNVGKSTIINTLKGKKAVGTAPIPGYTKGKQLIKLSKKIWLLDSPGVIPIDDFDELVIKGGFPADKIDEPVKPALKLIRRILDTRKEALTEKFGIEEFEGEEEILRRIGEKRGLIKAGGEVDLEETARWFLREWQTGRFTLFGKEERREEEFIRDFEEILDGVERELLLDPRRVLWRYGDELRKKLDNRKRVGIREIEGFTVGIATGFKKCDGGTKLLERLTGKHVLASECFGKKWKGVVAILE
- a CDS encoding DUF515 domain-containing protein, whose translation is MITLMVVLNVSEDIEAKIRRLRELGKASAEPEPPVAPKPVPAKKPSRRPRSVGSIREKERRKRILIGVSIVIIVLILTSVGAYVYLQNRATEELTNARNKKLAEVNLYFKPDIFNNTNCSPKANAIKSQLLNQILHAKSVDELNAIDVKGNYDIALREYNSCIDELHRLELERQLNRTKEQKLKLLELEFQPLLSMPLPDDIRTKTVTYMNDLKERVMSATSVDEVNSIKADPYLLEVWRDYYYWRIDALPGQDVILEYGDSKKMVTKADAKAVLGGIMDYRELMKYNVVKVEWVEMSLVLPKRNINGAFLSPGDRIKLFIQGQNTTAVDGYFELVLLPVQSGSISVSESQSQSSSSSTSSSTTYSESHSSSASPGGASISDSSSASDSVTNSQSVSQSSSGSYSYSVNLAEILKAIAAGKIQASEEVRQQLSAYGWKVLDLEKDTSLEAIDHNTQLLVIVKVPSIFVPDVLANQNSLYLVRVST
- a CDS encoding ATPase, T2SS/T4P/T4SS family; this translates as MFDDEKKKKPTSWIDEILNGEDDLLEAMLGSGGETAKDEKEKKEPERKKAGEKEAPEAPFPIAGSGGIDLQEILSKPSTPEEAAQSRPTGADLLGEIFSTAPPREEPRPRAKVKPAVPPSSTLQDILGTFPSTEETKYVGKAEVLDAYGNVRILRVKGEPVPIYEIRLPKLSREEEELLRLIKERAITELQIDPTAFPNPEERRRVFMNAIRKMLKAAAPHFSEGRIEVLADMIVQVMIGYGKLDPLVRDDNLEEVMVIGTNRPVYVWHRRFNMCKTNIVFEEEKEILNIIERIAREVGRRIDQQSPLLDARLPDGSRVNATIPPISLDGPTITIRKFKKDPLTIIDLIKYGTMNTDIAALLWIFVDGLGVKPANVLVAGGTGSGKTTTLNSLAMFIPPSERVITIEDTAELQLPVEHWIRLETRPPNVEGKGEITMDDLVRNTLRMRPDRIIVGEVRGPEARTMFTAMNTGHNGALYDFSVIQLSDGRFVLIGDLIDELFEKYSDRVETYKDLEYIVLDEKDRFEVVSVGPDLNAGKHIVSRVWRRKVRPGEKLIRVRTRTGNEVILTKTHPFFVFSGGDVVRKEAEKLKPGDRVAVMRKPPRPPQRKAIISPEVYARISDYYLVPNGKGLVKVPNDGIPPETAQYLISVNSKPVRIVREVDEKLSYALGVIIGDGYISSNGYYVSATFDDSSYMNAFISALSEFLPESEPEIKRNEGYTVVTYGSKIFAEFLHRAFRIPKGGKENLDVPDLVLSNDELLRYFIAGLFDADGYVDENGPAVILTTKSENLARKVWYALQRLGIISTVSRVRNKGYKEGVIFRVTVRGVDDLIRFNRSIPLRHSRKKARLEELIRKYRPHRGKRTDRVPISPSMLEPIRRRLNLRVSELSRLATSHAGEKVSESLIRHVEKGRVKEIRRSALKGMALALQQVARDLNDDEAWVQAKRLELIAEGDVYWDEVVSVDEVEPAELGIEYLYDLTVEEDHNYVANGILVSNCMGTIHANSARETIIRLESPPMSVPRIMLPALDIIIMQVRFHSRKKGTIRRITEIAEISGVEGESIQLNKLYKYDPAKDELVSTGVPSRTLNLLAHHTGMSVSELELEKEKRKIILDWMIERGIRSIEKVGYYIRQFYIDEESLLKKIEAEGSTETSRQIRTLI
- a CDS encoding transposase produces the protein MNYITIKTKLEPVGQEDYLKLALLTEKFKRAVELAIRLQLRGIKKSEGVREVSRLILNNWWYSDSAWDYAKMLLKGAKQNGGNPRHIHLKSKFLISKPKENEKGNRNVRIEGLKVRIRSNGEWLNFKMKTTEKFLPVLLDAQKFKYGAQVVLRNGKVYLHVQVPFEVYLGRYRRTTNGRLYAGFDLNSDRVNMVILDGDGIIRDVRVKHFPEVNSPGFPRKKARDLRLNALARLLDYVFYHGVRVVFFEDLGRIKRKNGKATSSRRGNRKASNFAKKELLEHGVVMALKRGFNVYLVNPAGSSKLGREIAQWLGLDVHSASAFVVGWWGVISLKTHEHSRKKNSSGRQ